From the genome of Nocardia sp. NBC_01503, one region includes:
- a CDS encoding BTAD domain-containing putative transcriptional regulator, with protein sequence MQFGILGPIEVRLADGAPIAVGGPQVRALVALLALDAGRVVSRDRLIDGLYGQEPPANAGHALQAQVSRLRGALRKAGHDEEVIESSAAGYRLAVAPGEVDAHRFVELAQDGRKAVHDKDFATAAVLLDEAARLWRGPALADIADAPFAAVQTVRLTEARLAALEDRAEAAVALGDHPTALDSLPEIVAAQPLRERARALLMRALYGAGRQADALTLFEQGRELLADELGTDPSAELAQAHLAILRADAAPERAVRRLPTPFTEFFGRDTELARVALLLAQSRLVTLTGPGGTGKTRLALAAGARTAGSVCFVDLAPLVDGAQVIQAVAAALGGRESSGHNPGEPRDIENRVRAVLAERPQLIVLDNCEHLILDTARLLHRLLLDCPGLRVLATSREPLRITGETVFPVGQLPVAAPDAEVDEQLDCAAVRLFADRAAAARPGFTVDATTIGDVLRVCARLDGLPLALELAAARLRTLDLDELDARLGDRFRLLARGDRTAEPRHRTLEAVVEWSWELLDPAERVLAQRFSVFAGGATARITRAICDIDDADELLDDLAEKSLVEVSGGRYRMLETIREFARRQAIAAGEHERLRDAHARYFTDLAEHADPLLRGADQLDWLARLAADDGNLQAALHWAARTDPALAQRLIAALTWYWWLNGRPGDAVEVAEHLLPQLDSASVEEYALCVSMAARAGGDSRAAIERAATLVSESRTSLRRPHVVFLLAIAGGMTTADPDRSRQLFGSDPWSRAFLRLGDGLGMRMSGRILDSEAEFRCALDGFRVTGDRWGIATALDQLAAVADRRGDRPAALALIDEAVQLYTELGTVDDTADLLNHRGDILAESDPGAARAAYERAAELSGSVGATDMRANAIRGLGDLERAGGDLSSARERYTAALNLVSEGPVGATEARTRALVGLGWVAVDEGDPAAGRATHRAAFELAYRRQLRPAAAAAVEGLAGVAAACGDAERAAKLLGAAETLRGLRSEGDGAVARLVVETRSALGESSFLAAYREGRECTPDKVAALIGE encoded by the coding sequence GTGCAGTTCGGAATCCTCGGTCCCATCGAAGTCCGCCTGGCCGACGGAGCTCCGATCGCGGTCGGTGGCCCCCAGGTGAGGGCGCTGGTCGCACTGCTGGCGCTCGATGCGGGCCGGGTGGTTTCGCGGGATCGGTTGATCGACGGTCTCTACGGGCAGGAGCCGCCCGCCAATGCGGGGCATGCGTTGCAGGCGCAGGTGTCGCGGCTGCGTGGCGCACTGCGCAAGGCCGGTCACGACGAAGAGGTCATCGAATCCTCGGCCGCCGGATATCGATTGGCGGTGGCGCCGGGGGAGGTCGACGCGCACCGGTTCGTCGAACTCGCTCAGGATGGTCGAAAGGCCGTGCACGACAAGGATTTCGCCACCGCCGCCGTACTGCTGGACGAGGCTGCGCGGTTGTGGCGCGGCCCCGCCCTGGCCGATATCGCGGACGCGCCCTTCGCCGCCGTGCAGACCGTACGCCTCACCGAGGCGCGGCTCGCGGCCCTGGAGGATCGCGCGGAGGCGGCGGTGGCGCTCGGCGATCATCCGACGGCGCTGGACAGCCTGCCCGAAATCGTTGCGGCGCAACCACTTCGAGAGCGAGCGCGGGCGCTCTTGATGCGTGCGCTGTACGGAGCGGGTCGGCAGGCCGACGCCCTGACCCTGTTCGAACAGGGCCGGGAACTGCTCGCCGACGAACTCGGCACCGACCCCTCCGCCGAATTGGCGCAGGCGCATCTGGCGATCCTGCGCGCGGATGCCGCACCCGAACGCGCCGTTCGCCGACTGCCCACACCATTCACCGAATTCTTCGGGCGCGATACGGAGTTGGCGCGGGTGGCATTGCTGCTCGCACAGTCCAGATTGGTGACGCTCACCGGTCCGGGCGGGACCGGCAAGACCCGGCTGGCCCTGGCGGCGGGTGCGCGCACCGCCGGATCGGTGTGCTTCGTGGATCTGGCCCCGCTGGTGGACGGGGCGCAGGTGATCCAGGCCGTGGCGGCGGCGCTGGGCGGGCGCGAGAGCTCCGGCCACAACCCCGGCGAGCCGCGCGATATCGAGAATCGGGTGCGCGCCGTGCTCGCGGAACGACCGCAGCTGATCGTTCTCGACAATTGCGAGCACCTGATCCTCGACACCGCGCGTCTGCTGCACCGGTTGCTGCTGGACTGCCCCGGTCTGCGGGTACTGGCCACCAGCCGTGAACCTTTGCGTATCACCGGCGAAACCGTCTTCCCGGTCGGACAATTGCCCGTGGCCGCGCCCGATGCCGAGGTCGATGAACAACTCGACTGCGCGGCCGTCCGATTGTTCGCCGATCGCGCCGCCGCCGCGCGCCCCGGATTCACCGTCGATGCCACGACCATCGGCGACGTGCTGCGTGTCTGTGCCCGCCTCGACGGTCTGCCGTTGGCCCTCGAGCTCGCCGCTGCCCGGCTGCGCACCCTGGACCTCGACGAGCTCGACGCGCGACTCGGCGACCGCTTCCGCCTGCTCGCTCGCGGCGACCGGACCGCCGAGCCCCGCCATCGCACCCTGGAGGCGGTGGTCGAATGGAGCTGGGAGCTGCTTGATCCGGCCGAACGTGTACTGGCCCAACGATTCTCGGTGTTCGCGGGCGGAGCCACCGCCCGGATCACCCGCGCGATCTGCGATATCGACGATGCCGATGAACTGCTCGACGATCTGGCCGAGAAATCACTGGTGGAGGTGTCCGGCGGCCGCTACCGCATGCTGGAGACCATTCGTGAGTTCGCGCGGCGGCAGGCGATAGCGGCCGGCGAGCATGAGCGGCTGCGGGATGCGCACGCTCGGTACTTCACCGACCTGGCCGAACACGCCGATCCGCTGCTGCGCGGGGCTGATCAGCTGGATTGGCTGGCCCGGCTGGCCGCCGATGACGGCAATCTGCAGGCGGCACTGCACTGGGCCGCGCGTACCGATCCGGCACTGGCACAACGGCTCATCGCCGCTCTCACGTGGTACTGGTGGTTGAACGGCCGACCCGGAGACGCCGTCGAGGTAGCAGAACATCTACTGCCCCAACTTGATTCGGCGTCGGTGGAGGAGTATGCGCTGTGTGTATCGATGGCGGCGCGGGCCGGCGGCGATTCGCGCGCGGCGATCGAACGCGCGGCCACACTGGTGTCGGAGTCCCGAACCTCGCTGCGCAGACCGCATGTGGTGTTCCTGCTCGCCATCGCGGGCGGTATGACAACCGCCGATCCGGATCGCTCGCGACAGCTCTTCGGGTCCGATCCGTGGTCGCGGGCCTTCCTCCGATTGGGTGATGGTCTGGGGATGCGCATGTCCGGGCGAATTCTCGACTCCGAGGCGGAATTCCGCTGTGCCCTGGACGGTTTCCGTGTCACCGGTGACCGCTGGGGGATCGCCACCGCGTTGGATCAGCTTGCGGCGGTTGCCGACCGGCGCGGCGATCGACCGGCCGCCCTGGCTCTGATCGATGAGGCCGTGCAGCTCTACACCGAATTGGGCACCGTCGACGACACCGCGGATCTGCTCAATCACCGCGGTGACATCCTCGCCGAGAGCGATCCCGGCGCCGCCCGCGCCGCCTACGAACGCGCCGCCGAACTCTCCGGTTCGGTGGGCGCGACGGATATGCGCGCCAATGCGATTCGCGGGCTCGGCGATCTGGAACGCGCGGGCGGGGACCTGTCGAGCGCGCGCGAGCGATATACCGCGGCGCTGAACCTGGTATCCGAAGGTCCGGTGGGCGCGACCGAGGCCCGTACCCGCGCGCTGGTAGGTCTGGGCTGGGTCGCCGTCGACGAAGGCGATCCGGCCGCGGGGCGCGCCACCCATCGCGCGGCCTTCGAACTCGCCTACCGCCGACAGCTGCGACCGGCGGCGGCCGCTGCCGTCGAGGGCCTGGCGGGTGTGGCCGCCGCGTGTGGCGATGCCGAGCGTGCGGCAAAACTACTCGGTGCCGCCGAAACGCTGCGCGGTCTGCGCTCCGAAGGCGATGGCGCGGTGGCGCGCCTCGTCGTCGAGACCCGCTCCGCCCTGGGCGAATCCAGCTTTCTCGCTGCCTATCGCGAGGGTCGCGAGTGCACCCCCGACAAGGTGGCGGCACTCATCGGCGAGTGA
- a CDS encoding FAD-binding oxidoreductase: protein MSIENLRTAVRGGVILPGDADFDRAAQPWNFAVTQSVAGVVEVADAHDIAAVLEYARRSSRAVVTQPTGHGATGDIDGAILLRTKHFDSIDIDAEQRVARVGSGVPWGRVQAAAAAHGLTGLAGSNPVVGVTGYTLGGGFGWFARKYGWASNAVRAVEIVGADGSPQRVTADSDPDLFWALRGGGGDFAIVTGLEFELFELPRLYGGRVMWSADRTSEVFDLFTELTTDAPAELSVWLQRYQIPGMAPSIALDFAYLGDPADGRHLTRRLDAIDDIIADTRGELSPAEIGKITAEPTDPSPSLSRGELLTGLDDTVVKTLIESPVAPLLNVQIRNLGGALAQDVPGGGARGAVTEPYALYLLGLGLPQLLETIGDRFAEIIASLGTSITGAKPYTFLAPGESAAAAFDAQTLARLRELKRNRDPHNVIRANFPVLGD from the coding sequence ATGTCTATCGAGAACCTGCGCACCGCGGTCCGTGGCGGTGTGATCCTGCCGGGCGACGCCGATTTCGATCGCGCGGCACAGCCGTGGAACTTCGCTGTCACACAATCTGTGGCCGGTGTTGTCGAGGTGGCCGATGCGCACGATATCGCCGCAGTGCTCGAGTATGCCCGCCGGTCGAGCCGCGCGGTGGTGACACAGCCGACCGGACACGGTGCCACCGGCGACATCGACGGCGCGATCCTGTTGCGCACCAAGCACTTCGACAGCATCGATATCGACGCCGAGCAGCGTGTCGCACGGGTGGGCAGTGGCGTGCCCTGGGGCCGGGTGCAGGCCGCGGCGGCCGCGCACGGGCTCACCGGCCTGGCCGGGAGCAACCCGGTCGTGGGCGTCACCGGATACACCCTCGGCGGCGGTTTCGGCTGGTTCGCCCGCAAGTACGGCTGGGCCTCGAACGCGGTCCGCGCGGTCGAGATCGTCGGTGCCGACGGGAGTCCGCAGCGCGTCACCGCCGACTCCGATCCGGACCTGTTCTGGGCATTGCGCGGTGGCGGTGGGGATTTCGCGATCGTCACCGGTCTCGAGTTCGAGTTGTTCGAGCTGCCCCGGCTCTACGGCGGTCGGGTGATGTGGTCGGCCGATCGCACCTCCGAGGTCTTCGACCTGTTCACCGAACTCACCACCGACGCGCCCGCCGAACTGTCGGTGTGGTTGCAGCGCTATCAGATTCCCGGCATGGCGCCGAGCATCGCGCTCGACTTCGCCTACCTCGGCGATCCCGCCGACGGCCGCCACCTGACCCGGCGGCTCGATGCGATCGACGACATCATCGCCGACACCCGCGGCGAGCTCAGCCCCGCCGAGATCGGCAAGATCACCGCCGAGCCCACCGATCCCAGCCCGTCGCTCTCGCGCGGTGAACTGCTCACCGGACTCGACGACACGGTGGTCAAGACCCTCATCGAGTCGCCCGTCGCGCCGCTGCTCAATGTGCAGATCCGAAACCTCGGTGGCGCGCTGGCACAGGATGTTCCGGGCGGCGGCGCGCGTGGCGCGGTCACCGAACCCTATGCGCTGTACCTGCTCGGACTCGGGCTGCCGCAGCTGCTCGAGACCATCGGTGACCGGTTCGCGGAGATCATCGCTTCGCTCGGTACGAGCATCACCGGCGCCAAGCCGTACACCTTCCTGGCTCCCGGGGAGTCCGCCGCCGCGGCCTTCGATGCGCAGACCCTGGCGCGACTGCGTGAGCTCAAGCGAAACCGCGATCCGCACAATGTGATTCGCGCCAACTTCCCGGTACTGGGAGATTGA
- a CDS encoding MFS transporter has translation MNSVSEADARWGDLLTRDRLGVTIVLAGGTALYAVSSYVTASLLPTAIDDIGGARYLSWATTVFVVASIVSSTLVGSMLAARGPVGSYLTGFGLFSIGTVICLVSPSMPVLLAGRAVQGLGGGLLMGLGYAVIHQAYPAALRARAAALVSAMWGVGTFIGPALGGVFAQLGPWRLAFAALAVITVSVGAIVPFALRGTSKSGHAQRIPVVSLILLMVAAALVSIAGVLPQGGWTAVGMVAALAVVAGFLGWERRAAVTVLPRLTFTESSPLRWIYLTMVALAVGISLENFVPLFAQELGELAPLAAGFVGAAASLGWTLAQVVSAGARRPSTVDRLRLAGPAVLAIGLTLTALTQIRHSGVWALLLWALCMMIAGAGIGLAWPHLSAAVMASSPDPAEAQQAAAAIGTVQLIATAFGAAISGVLVNLGGSPLGSARLLELGLAAIAALGVLAAVAAHRAAARNTARRQSVLAEPLAH, from the coding sequence ATGAACTCGGTATCCGAAGCCGATGCCCGCTGGGGCGATCTGCTCACTCGTGACCGCCTCGGCGTGACGATCGTGCTCGCCGGTGGCACCGCCCTCTACGCCGTCAGCAGCTATGTCACCGCGAGCCTGCTGCCGACCGCCATCGACGATATCGGTGGTGCGCGCTACCTGTCCTGGGCCACAACGGTTTTCGTGGTGGCCTCGATCGTCTCCTCGACACTGGTGGGTTCCATGCTCGCCGCGCGGGGTCCGGTCGGGTCGTATCTGACCGGATTCGGGCTGTTCTCCATCGGCACCGTCATCTGTCTGGTGAGCCCGTCCATGCCGGTGCTGCTGGCGGGGCGGGCGGTGCAGGGGCTGGGCGGCGGTCTGCTGATGGGCTTGGGGTACGCGGTGATTCACCAGGCGTACCCGGCCGCGCTGCGGGCCCGGGCGGCGGCGCTGGTATCGGCGATGTGGGGTGTGGGGACCTTCATCGGCCCGGCGCTGGGTGGGGTGTTCGCGCAGTTGGGGCCGTGGCGGCTGGCCTTCGCGGCCCTGGCGGTGATCACGGTTTCGGTGGGCGCGATCGTGCCGTTCGCGCTCCGCGGTACCTCGAAATCGGGTCATGCGCAACGTATTCCGGTGGTCTCGCTGATCCTTTTGATGGTGGCTGCCGCGCTGGTCAGCATTGCCGGTGTGCTGCCGCAGGGTGGCTGGACCGCCGTCGGTATGGTGGCCGCGCTGGCGGTGGTGGCCGGATTCCTGGGCTGGGAACGCCGCGCCGCGGTGACGGTGCTACCGCGCCTGACCTTCACCGAGAGCTCACCGCTGCGCTGGATCTACCTGACCATGGTCGCGCTGGCCGTCGGTATCAGCCTGGAGAACTTCGTTCCGCTCTTCGCTCAGGAATTGGGTGAACTCGCCCCGCTGGCGGCCGGATTCGTCGGTGCCGCGGCATCATTGGGATGGACGCTGGCACAGGTGGTCAGTGCCGGCGCGCGGCGGCCGAGCACGGTCGATCGGCTCCGATTGGCGGGTCCCGCCGTGCTGGCTATCGGGCTCACGCTCACCGCGCTCACCCAGATCCGCCACTCGGGCGTGTGGGCTCTGCTGCTGTGGGCTCTGTGCATGATGATCGCGGGTGCGGGCATCGGCCTGGCCTGGCCGCATCTGTCGGCGGCGGTCATGGCCAGTAGTCCGGATCCGGCCGAGGCGCAGCAGGCCGCGGCCGCGATCGGCACCGTTCAGTTGATCGCCACGGCCTTCGGCGCTGCCATCTCCGGCGTACTGGTGAACCTCGGCGGCTCGCCACTGGGGTCGGCGCGCTTGCTGGAGCTCGGTCTCGCCGCCATCGCGGCGCTGGGTGTGCTGGCCGCGGTGGCCGCGCACCGTGCAGCCGCTCGTAATACGGCGCGGCGGCAATCGGTACTCGCCGAGCCGCTCGCACACTGA
- a CDS encoding NADP-dependent oxidoreductase, whose amino-acid sequence MTAARMPRPGRAADLTVEVAPYPRASVGDVIVEVHAAAFTPGELDWEPTYVDRAGRDRSPAIPARDVSGVVVELGFGTNPSDLRIGDRVLGMIDRYRDGAAAEFVAVEGRDLALVPDGIDHVQAASLPMSGLTAWQGLVVHGGLAAGQRVLIHGAGGAVGTLAVQLARNAGAEVIGTGRARDRQAVLDAGASSFLDLAEGALESLSGSMDLVFDMIGGEVLARSIELIAPGGTLVSIAAPPPAQPADGRAVYFIVEPNRDQLTELANLLATGAIRLPEATVHPLTEAPKAFADKENGVPGKFVLQHKP is encoded by the coding sequence ATGACCGCCGCCCGCATGCCGCGGCCCGGTCGCGCCGCCGATCTCACCGTCGAAGTCGCGCCCTACCCCCGTGCCTCGGTCGGGGATGTGATCGTCGAGGTGCACGCGGCCGCCTTCACACCCGGCGAATTGGATTGGGAGCCGACGTATGTCGATCGCGCCGGGCGTGATCGGTCGCCCGCGATTCCGGCCCGGGATGTCTCCGGTGTGGTTGTCGAGCTCGGATTCGGCACCAATCCGAGCGATTTGCGTATCGGTGATCGTGTTCTCGGCATGATCGACCGCTACCGCGACGGGGCGGCGGCCGAATTCGTCGCCGTCGAGGGGCGCGATCTGGCGCTGGTCCCGGATGGTATCGACCATGTACAGGCGGCATCGCTGCCCATGTCCGGCCTGACCGCATGGCAGGGGCTGGTCGTCCACGGCGGACTCGCCGCCGGGCAGCGGGTGCTCATCCACGGTGCGGGCGGCGCCGTGGGCACGCTGGCGGTGCAGCTCGCCCGCAACGCCGGGGCCGAGGTGATCGGCACCGGCCGTGCCCGAGATCGCCAGGCCGTGCTGGACGCCGGTGCCTCGAGCTTCCTCGATCTGGCCGAGGGCGCCCTCGAATCCCTGAGCGGCTCAATGGATCTGGTCTTCGACATGATCGGCGGCGAGGTGCTCGCCCGCTCCATCGAGCTCATCGCACCCGGCGGCACCCTGGTCTCGATCGCGGCGCCGCCGCCCGCCCAGCCCGCCGACGGTCGTGCCGTGTACTTCATCGTGGAGCCGAACCGCGACCAGCTCACCGAACTGGCCAATCTCCTCGCGACCGGCGCCATCCGCCTGCCCGAAGCTACGGTCCACCCGCTTACCGAGGCTCCGAAGGCGTTCGCGGACAAGGAAAATGGAGTACCTGGCAAGTTCGTGCTGCAGCACAAGCCCTGA
- a CDS encoding DUF1048 domain-containing protein, with amino-acid sequence MIEDKREWRAHMARVKALPPDYQIVYKEMQKYFFKIGPVELVDGGLLSGVLDFFEEGVAEGKRVLELTGDDVAAFCDDLVKDSPTYADIYQDSIRKGKR; translated from the coding sequence ATGATCGAAGATAAGCGCGAGTGGCGAGCGCATATGGCGCGAGTCAAAGCGCTTCCGCCCGATTATCAGATCGTCTACAAGGAGATGCAGAAGTACTTCTTCAAGATCGGTCCGGTCGAACTGGTCGACGGGGGCCTGCTCTCGGGAGTCCTCGACTTCTTCGAGGAGGGGGTTGCGGAGGGCAAACGAGTCCTCGAACTGACCGGCGATGACGTCGCCGCCTTCTGCGATGACCTCGTCAAGGACTCCCCGACCTACGCCGACATCTATCAGGATTCAATCCGCAAGGGTAAGAGGTGA
- a CDS encoding DUF1048 domain-containing protein yields MSFWETVTGSDLSRECRAFEVRAQALPAEYQAAWEQIKTQLSPYGSFSGRNLMPILDGALGLLEETASDGQSVHEALGDDIRGFCAAIAGEEGAKSFREKWREELNDNVAKKLSRLGG; encoded by the coding sequence ATGAGTTTCTGGGAGACAGTCACAGGAAGCGATCTCAGCAGGGAATGCCGAGCCTTCGAGGTTCGGGCCCAGGCACTCCCGGCCGAGTATCAGGCGGCGTGGGAACAGATCAAGACCCAGCTCTCGCCCTACGGGAGCTTCTCGGGCCGCAACTTGATGCCGATCCTCGACGGCGCTTTGGGGCTGCTCGAGGAGACGGCCTCGGATGGTCAAAGTGTGCACGAGGCACTGGGCGATGACATCAGAGGCTTCTGCGCGGCCATTGCCGGAGAGGAAGGAGCCAAGAGCTTCCGCGAGAAGTGGCGCGAGGAGCTGAACGACAACGTTGCGAAGAAACTCAGCCGGTTGGGAGGATGA
- a CDS encoding PadR family transcriptional regulator, producing the protein MLKGTLEGCVLQIIDSEETYGYAITRRLNELGFADVIEGTIYAILIRLEKSGLVDVSKRPSGVGPPRKFYALNDAGRQELATFWAKWKYVSARINELEEIKK; encoded by the coding sequence ATGCTGAAGGGCACGCTGGAGGGGTGCGTTCTCCAGATCATCGACAGCGAAGAGACTTACGGCTACGCGATCACTCGGCGGCTGAACGAGCTCGGGTTCGCGGACGTCATCGAAGGGACGATCTACGCCATCCTGATCCGTTTGGAGAAGAGCGGGTTGGTCGATGTTTCGAAGCGGCCATCCGGGGTCGGGCCGCCGCGGAAGTTCTACGCGCTCAACGATGCTGGGCGACAAGAACTAGCGACGTTCTGGGCGAAATGGAAGTACGTCTCGGCGCGTATCAACGAACTCGAGGAAATAAAGAAATGA
- a CDS encoding alpha/beta fold hydrolase has product MATHVSVHKPDEPGRITAFHRNGLVFPVVDTGPISGEPVLLLHGWPQDSRSWGAVASLLNQAGYRTFSPNLRGASPTASPRWRWEYRLDELAADVLSMIDRIGRPVHVVGHDWGAAAAWAAAISGPDRVRSLSALSVPHPGAFARSMITSRQSLASWYMYVFQLPLLPELMLRTGLFRRMLRQTGQPEEMARRDGERLRDRAIARGGLHWYRGMPFSSPRFLRGRVGVPVLQMWSDGDTAVLGTGVRLARRFVDGPYRLEVIPGVSHWIPEEAPEPVARLLAEHFAGPAH; this is encoded by the coding sequence ATGGCGACCCATGTATCTGTTCACAAGCCGGATGAGCCCGGACGAATCACCGCATTTCACCGCAATGGGCTGGTTTTCCCGGTGGTCGACACCGGGCCGATCTCAGGTGAGCCGGTGCTGCTACTGCACGGCTGGCCGCAGGACTCGCGCAGTTGGGGTGCGGTGGCATCGCTACTGAATCAGGCTGGGTACCGGACGTTTTCGCCGAATCTGCGCGGCGCGAGCCCGACCGCGTCGCCGCGCTGGCGGTGGGAGTATCGACTCGACGAGCTGGCCGCGGATGTGCTGTCCATGATCGATCGGATCGGGCGCCCGGTGCATGTGGTCGGCCATGATTGGGGAGCGGCCGCGGCCTGGGCCGCGGCGATCTCCGGACCCGACCGGGTGCGGTCGCTGTCCGCGTTGTCGGTGCCGCATCCGGGCGCGTTCGCCCGGTCGATGATCACGAGTCGGCAGTCGCTGGCGTCCTGGTACATGTACGTCTTCCAGCTGCCGCTGCTTCCCGAGCTGATGCTGCGCACCGGCCTGTTCCGCCGAATGCTCCGGCAAACGGGGCAGCCCGAGGAAATGGCCCGTCGCGATGGAGAACGCTTGCGCGACAGGGCGATCGCTCGCGGCGGCCTGCACTGGTATCGCGGCATGCCGTTCTCCTCGCCACGATTCCTGCGCGGCCGCGTGGGCGTCCCGGTGCTGCAGATGTGGAGTGACGGTGACACGGCGGTACTCGGCACCGGCGTTCGACTGGCGCGCCGGTTCGTCGACGGCCCGTACCGGCTCGAGGTCATACCGGGAGTGTCACATTGGATCCCGGAGGAGGCTCCCGAGCCCGTGGCCCGGCTCCTCGCGGAGCATTTCGCCGGCCCGGCCCACTGA
- a CDS encoding TetR/AcrR family transcriptional regulator → MSPRQYNLGKRTAQIEQSRRQVIDAARALLGEADSYHGFTLDAVAKRADVSRATVYYQFGSKTGLLEAVCDDLGVAGGLSELVKAFTNPEPLAALAEFIACFARFWQADRPAMRRLRALAALDAEVHAVISARDERRREGLAVLSAPFADPDPSARDTAQQVRILLALTSFETFDTMAGPDGDLFDAVPAITGLAATVLGVNTEEDSATHPR, encoded by the coding sequence ATGAGTCCCCGCCAGTACAACCTGGGAAAGCGCACCGCTCAGATCGAGCAGAGTCGCCGACAGGTTATCGATGCCGCCCGGGCACTGCTGGGCGAGGCCGACAGCTACCACGGATTCACCCTCGACGCGGTGGCCAAGCGCGCCGACGTCTCCCGCGCCACGGTCTACTACCAGTTCGGGTCGAAAACCGGTCTGCTGGAAGCCGTCTGCGATGACCTCGGCGTAGCCGGCGGCCTCTCCGAACTGGTCAAAGCCTTCACCAATCCCGAACCACTCGCGGCGCTCGCCGAATTCATCGCCTGTTTCGCGCGATTCTGGCAGGCCGACCGCCCCGCCATGCGGCGACTGCGCGCGCTGGCCGCCCTCGACGCCGAAGTCCACGCGGTCATCAGCGCCCGCGACGAGCGCCGCCGCGAAGGCTTGGCGGTCCTGTCCGCCCCCTTCGCCGACCCGGACCCGTCAGCGCGAGACACGGCTCAGCAGGTGCGAATCTTGTTGGCCCTCACCAGCTTCGAGACCTTCGACACCATGGCCGGACCCGATGGCGACCTGTTCGACGCCGTCCCGGCGATCACCGGGTTGGCGGCCACCGTCCTCGGAGTGAACACGGAGGAGGATTCGGCGACTCACCCCCGATAA
- a CDS encoding hemerythrin domain-containing protein, with translation MNNLRPTTTIDFFGMYLAHDACMRDLIRLSAAVAENRLAEPAVRIGWATFRRQLDRHHSTEDAALWPLVRAAATDPADLAILEDMETEHEGIEELLAKVESAISGSTGGPGLRSDVDALAAALDTHFTHEEQMALPLIDRTVGGPGWAAFGAEMRKRNGLRAVTEYLPWALDDAPADAQAKMLGFLPTPIRFLYRYVLEPGYLRRRRGWL, from the coding sequence ATGAACAATCTCAGACCGACCACGACGATCGACTTCTTCGGAATGTATCTGGCTCACGACGCCTGCATGCGCGATCTGATCCGCCTCAGCGCCGCCGTCGCCGAGAATCGCCTCGCCGAACCGGCGGTGCGGATCGGCTGGGCGACCTTCCGGCGCCAACTCGACCGGCATCACAGCACCGAGGACGCCGCGCTGTGGCCGCTGGTGCGCGCCGCGGCCACCGATCCCGCGGACCTGGCGATTCTCGAGGATATGGAGACCGAGCACGAGGGCATCGAGGAATTGCTGGCCAAGGTGGAATCCGCGATCAGCGGCTCCACCGGCGGCCCGGGATTGCGGTCGGATGTGGACGCCCTGGCCGCGGCGCTCGATACGCACTTCACCCACGAGGAGCAGATGGCGCTACCGCTGATCGACCGCACCGTCGGCGGGCCCGGCTGGGCGGCATTCGGCGCGGAAATGCGCAAACGCAACGGACTTCGCGCCGTGACCGAGTACCTGCCGTGGGCCCTGGACGACGCGCCCGCCGACGCGCAGGCCAAGATGCTCGGCTTCCTGCCCACCCCGATCCGGTTCCTGTACCGATACGTGCTCGAGCCCGGTTACCTGCGCCGCCGCCGCGGCTGGCTGTAG
- a CDS encoding AbrB/MazE/SpoVT family DNA-binding domain-containing protein, translated as MRLNSKGQVTIPAELRRKYALEEGDEVEVIEVGNTLEIVRREGAQRRGKRLTGHMRGRATTSMSTDELMELFRGE; from the coding sequence ATGCGACTCAATAGCAAGGGGCAGGTGACCATTCCCGCCGAACTCCGTCGGAAGTACGCGCTGGAGGAGGGGGACGAGGTCGAGGTGATCGAGGTCGGCAACACGCTGGAGATCGTGCGTCGAGAGGGAGCGCAACGGCGGGGTAAGCGACTCACTGGGCATATGCGCGGGCGCGCGACCACGTCGATGAGCACTGATGAGTTGATGGAACTGTTCCGTGGGGAGTAG
- a CDS encoding type II toxin-antitoxin system VapC family toxin, whose translation MVSEHTVTLVDSCVLLDILTNDPKWADWSDDALADARDLGATVINPIIYAEVAGGFGTIEELDDALPESELGRMGLPYPAGFVASKAFVAYRRRGGEKRSPLPDFYIGAHAAVAGYRLLTRDAARFRTYFPNLELIAPDPA comes from the coding sequence GTGGTCTCGGAACATACAGTCACGCTGGTGGATTCATGTGTACTCCTCGATATTCTCACGAATGACCCGAAGTGGGCTGACTGGTCGGACGACGCGTTGGCTGATGCGCGCGACCTCGGAGCCACCGTGATCAATCCGATCATCTATGCCGAGGTCGCTGGCGGCTTCGGCACCATCGAAGAATTGGACGATGCGTTGCCGGAGTCGGAATTGGGGCGGATGGGCCTGCCCTATCCGGCCGGGTTCGTGGCGAGCAAGGCATTCGTGGCGTATCGCCGCCGCGGAGGCGAAAAGCGAAGCCCGCTACCGGATTTCTACATCGGCGCGCACGCTGCGGTAGCGGGCTATCGGCTGCTGACGCGTGACGCGGCGCGTTTCCGAACCTACTTCCCGAACCTCGAACTGATTGCACCCGATCCGGCGTAG